One genomic region from Evansella sp. LMS18 encodes:
- a CDS encoding ATP-binding protein gives MSGKLLSVALFLLAILAAGTGIIYYQTGESVILFAVILLCILLSGVLLGRQLPGRTQGKETEETVVRDEHLLRETELLYESLFDQNSDGVLIFDITGKLIDGNPAICELTGYTLEEMKHLDWSTIIKEEELDKKVQHTLAAVEGSPQQYTLVTRNKSGREIEVLIKMLPIKKDGKVAGVFEIIKDISEIRKLEALMYQSDKLHAVGELAAGVAHEIRNPLTSMKGFLQLSKPDIKKDYYEIMEKELERINEIVGEFLFLSKPHKISFSAKNLKPVINNVISFIQPEALLKNVEIHTFLEDDLSVINCEENQLKQVLINLLKNSMEAMPAGGKIQVTAENTPGGLSLRIKDEGPGIPEDVLKKIGQPFYTTKEDGNGLGMLVSRRIVEAHGGQLFIESEMGIGTVVEIRLPAHEETKILSV, from the coding sequence ATGAGCGGGAAACTGCTTTCGGTCGCCCTATTTCTGCTGGCAATACTGGCTGCAGGCACAGGGATCATATATTATCAAACCGGGGAAAGTGTCATCCTTTTTGCGGTTATCTTGTTGTGCATTCTTCTTTCTGGCGTCCTTCTGGGAAGGCAGCTTCCAGGACGAACCCAGGGCAAGGAGACGGAAGAAACTGTTGTGCGGGACGAGCACCTATTGAGAGAAACTGAGCTGCTTTATGAATCTCTTTTTGACCAGAATAGTGATGGGGTACTAATCTTTGATATCACCGGAAAGTTAATAGACGGCAATCCGGCTATCTGTGAACTGACAGGTTATACATTAGAGGAAATGAAACATCTGGACTGGTCCACCATTATAAAAGAAGAGGAACTGGATAAAAAGGTTCAGCACACTCTTGCTGCTGTGGAAGGATCTCCACAGCAATACACACTGGTTACAAGGAATAAATCCGGGAGAGAGATTGAAGTGCTCATTAAGATGCTCCCAATAAAAAAAGATGGAAAAGTAGCAGGCGTTTTTGAAATTATAAAAGATATTTCTGAAATCAGAAAACTGGAAGCTTTGATGTACCAGTCCGATAAATTACATGCTGTAGGGGAACTGGCGGCTGGTGTGGCCCATGAGATCAGAAATCCCCTGACTTCCATGAAGGGTTTTCTGCAGCTTTCAAAGCCTGATATAAAGAAAGATTACTATGAAATCATGGAGAAAGAGCTGGAGAGGATAAATGAGATAGTAGGGGAATTCTTGTTTTTATCCAAGCCCCATAAAATCTCCTTTTCCGCTAAAAACTTAAAACCGGTTATCAACAACGTTATTAGTTTTATCCAGCCGGAAGCACTGCTGAAAAATGTGGAGATACATACTTTTCTGGAGGATGATCTTTCTGTAATCAACTGTGAAGAAAACCAGCTGAAGCAGGTGCTGATTAACTTGCTGAAAAACTCCATGGAAGCGATGCCGGCAGGGGGGAAGATCCAGGTGACTGCAGAAAACACACCGGGCGGCTTATCATTGAGAATTAAAGATGAGGGTCCTGGGATACCGGAGGACGTGCTGAAAAAAATCGGCCAGCCTTTTTACACAACGAAGGAGGATGGGAACGGTCTCGGGATGCTTGTTTCACGGCGGATTGTGGAAGCCCATGGAGGACAGCTTTTTATTGAAAGTGAGATGGGTATAGGTACTGTGGTGGAGATACGCCTTCCTGCTCACGAAGAAACGAAAATTTTAAGTGTATAA
- a CDS encoding bifunctional UDP-sugar hydrolase/5'-nucleotidase produces MFSGTKKQFFSVFLVVSLIVSSILPLPFEKVFAEEDSYVLKVLHTNDIHSSIDGLGKAAAYMEAERAEADYSLYLDAGDVFSGNPVVDLQEGEPIIRILNEMNLDAMVIGNHEFDYGQEAFARNAELANFPWLSANTEVLDQEIPIEQPEPYFIQEMDGFTVGILALTQTPPATAPAGIVGLEFHPYAETVEEYSYLRDDVDVLIGLTHIGYGADRELAEQFPEFFDVIIGGHTHTTLQEPVVVNGTPIVQTGANLTNIGNLSIEVDADTLDVINVEGFLQPVDELTETNAEIQAMIDEYNAEMEEVLAQVIGYTETGLSRDERYEQDAPLGNFWTDAMREYVQADMAFTNNGGIRANIEPGDITAGDIYTVEPFANEVMEMEMTGAAIRDVIEFSYNRRNQIDLQTSGLHYTIFTDEEGNLVDVELVLNGEPLDMEEKYRVAVSDYTATGGGGYNFVGEVIQPSAGFMTNAMIDFAQSITATGENINYESEGRISVELYEEEEEEVQPQPGPPAHAGPPEHSGAPAHAGPPAHAGKHGNSGRE; encoded by the coding sequence ATGTTTTCCGGTACTAAAAAACAGTTTTTCTCTGTATTTCTCGTTGTCAGTTTAATAGTTTCATCTATTCTGCCACTGCCGTTTGAGAAGGTATTTGCAGAGGAAGACAGTTACGTATTGAAAGTTTTACATACGAATGATATTCATTCATCTATTGATGGTTTAGGCAAAGCTGCTGCTTATATGGAAGCAGAACGTGCTGAAGCAGATTATTCCTTATATCTGGACGCAGGTGATGTTTTCAGTGGAAACCCTGTAGTTGACTTACAGGAAGGAGAACCAATTATCCGGATTCTTAACGAAATGAATCTGGACGCAATGGTTATAGGTAACCATGAGTTTGATTACGGCCAGGAAGCTTTTGCAAGAAATGCAGAACTGGCGAACTTCCCATGGCTGAGTGCGAACACAGAAGTACTCGATCAAGAAATCCCAATTGAGCAGCCGGAGCCCTATTTCATCCAGGAGATGGACGGGTTTACTGTAGGGATTCTTGCTCTGACACAGACTCCCCCAGCAACAGCGCCTGCGGGAATCGTTGGACTGGAGTTCCACCCGTATGCTGAAACAGTGGAAGAGTATTCATATTTAAGGGACGACGTGGATGTTCTTATTGGTTTAACGCATATTGGTTATGGAGCTGATCGTGAGCTTGCTGAACAGTTCCCTGAATTTTTTGATGTAATTATTGGCGGGCATACACATACTACTCTGCAGGAACCTGTGGTTGTGAATGGAACGCCAATCGTTCAGACAGGAGCTAATCTTACTAATATCGGCAATCTCTCTATTGAGGTAGACGCTGATACGCTGGATGTCATCAATGTGGAAGGCTTCCTTCAGCCGGTGGATGAGCTGACGGAAACTAATGCTGAGATTCAGGCGATGATTGACGAGTATAACGCGGAAATGGAAGAGGTTCTCGCCCAGGTGATTGGTTACACAGAAACTGGCCTTAGCCGGGATGAGCGTTACGAGCAGGACGCGCCATTAGGAAACTTCTGGACAGACGCCATGCGTGAATATGTCCAGGCAGATATGGCCTTTACGAATAACGGGGGAATCCGTGCAAACATTGAACCGGGTGATATTACCGCAGGAGATATTTATACAGTGGAACCGTTTGCCAATGAAGTAATGGAAATGGAAATGACTGGTGCGGCAATCAGAGATGTCATTGAGTTTTCTTATAACAGAAGGAATCAGATTGACCTCCAGACTTCAGGGCTTCATTACACGATTTTCACCGATGAAGAAGGAAATCTTGTTGATGTGGAGTTAGTATTGAATGGCGAGCCACTGGACATGGAGGAAAAATACCGTGTCGCTGTGTCTGACTATACGGCTACCGGCGGAGGAGGCTATAACTTTGTCGGAGAAGTAATCCAGCCAAGCGCAGGATTTATGACAAACGCAATGATCGACTTTGCCCAGAGCATTACAGCAACTGGAGAAAATATTAATTACGAGAGTGAAGGACGTATCAGCGTAGAGTTATATGAGGAAGAGGAAGAAGAAGTACAGCCTCAGCCAGGGCCGCCTGCACATGCAGGGCCACCGGAACATTCAGGAGCACCTGCACACGCTGGCCCGCCAGCCCACGCAGGAAAACACGGTAATTCCGGACGTGAGTAA
- a CDS encoding ABC transporter substrate-binding protein, protein MEKLRVGLEWFMNPDHIPMMIGIKKGWFEEAGVSVEMIEPEEHFDAIDEIKAGSMDIAITEPIHLVEDKANDHDIVGFGRFLHTNGGVMYVKGKGIERPKDMVGKRVQYPGAPGIGGLAIVKTMVEADGGSCSMEDFTPVNNGFYHTDALENDKADLATLIFRNFEIEEAKHKGLDVDFFALKDWGVPDFCQLIFITAPDVLEKRQQAIQAFLKVIRKAIDFIYENPEEAKNIYFDYTGSDKEDVLNKAVTDATVPCFTFDLSMSADYYDQLQKWMKETGKIDRVIDPEVYWTNKLSL, encoded by the coding sequence ATGGAAAAATTAAGAGTGGGACTGGAATGGTTTATGAACCCGGATCATATTCCGATGATGATTGGAATTAAAAAAGGATGGTTTGAAGAGGCTGGTGTTTCGGTTGAAATGATTGAACCGGAGGAGCATTTCGATGCTATCGACGAAATAAAAGCAGGCAGCATGGATATTGCAATCACAGAGCCAATTCATCTCGTGGAAGACAAAGCGAATGATCATGACATAGTAGGCTTTGGGCGTTTCTTACATACAAACGGAGGAGTCATGTATGTAAAAGGAAAGGGTATTGAAAGGCCAAAGGATATGGTGGGCAAGCGTGTCCAGTATCCTGGCGCTCCCGGGATCGGGGGACTGGCTATCGTTAAGACAATGGTGGAAGCTGACGGGGGAAGCTGCTCAATGGAGGACTTTACTCCGGTTAATAACGGTTTTTACCATACGGATGCCCTTGAGAATGATAAAGCGGACCTGGCAACATTGATCTTCCGCAACTTTGAGATAGAAGAAGCAAAGCATAAAGGGCTTGATGTTGATTTCTTCGCTTTGAAAGACTGGGGAGTGCCTGATTTCTGCCAGCTCATCTTTATTACAGCACCTGATGTGCTGGAAAAAAGGCAGCAGGCAATTCAGGCATTTTTAAAAGTGATCCGTAAAGCTATCGATTTTATATACGAAAATCCTGAAGAGGCAAAAAATATTTACTTTGATTATACGGGATCGGATAAGGAAGATGTCCTTAATAAAGCAGTAACAGATGCTACTGTTCCTTGCTTCACTTTCGACCTCTCCATGTCAGCTGATTATTATGACCAACTTCAGAAATGGATGAAGGAGACGGGGAAAATAGACAGAGTTATTGATCCAGAGGTTTACTGGACGAATAAGCTGAGTTTATAA